The following coding sequences are from one Mytilus trossulus isolate FHL-02 chromosome 8, PNRI_Mtr1.1.1.hap1, whole genome shotgun sequence window:
- the LOC134727939 gene encoding uncharacterized protein LOC134727939 produces the protein MENDDLDEKLRNVYYNTANGGAYLSAEKIYQTLKTSRDGNVPSVYKIRKWMEKIDDYNLQKPVKRRIKRVKIIVSEPYEQYDADLMDVSNIQKYNNKTRFLLVVIDIFTRFLWIYPLKNKFGKTVADAFEKIFKHGKIPLKVSTDAGTEFKNKDLKRVFKKYDIYHHVYLNSDSSKASIAERVNLTFRRMMFRYFTKHRTYSYLNVLQNLVASYNATPHRSLNNTAPKDVNEKNKYDLWAYMYIKTPPKEKRIREKKETLKVQRKRGKQFHFKINDMVRLSHLKKPFQRAYQQQWTSEIFKIYRRFLIHGKIFYKVQDFLDKEVVGNFNYTELQRVKKEADALWFVEKVLKWRRRNGQREGYVKFQDSDKRFCQWIPERDIVDL, from the coding sequence ATGGAAAATGATGATTTAGATGAAAAACTTAGGAATGTATATTACAATACAGCAAATGGGGGAGCATACCTAAGTGCTGAAAAAATTTATCAAACGTTGAAGACATCAAGAGATGGAAATGTACCAAGCGTATACAAGATCAGGAAATGGATGGAAAAAATAGACGACTACAATTTACAAAAACCTGTAAAACGTAGAATTAAAAGAGTGAAAATAATTGTATCGGAACCGTATGAGCAATACGATGCTGACCTTATGGATGTATCCAACATACAGAAATATAACAATAAGACACGTTTCCTGTTGGTTGTTATCGATATTTTCACACGGTTTTTATGGATTTATCCATTAAAAAACAAGTTTGGGAAGACAGTAGCTGATGCATTTGAAAAAATCTTCAAACATGGTAAAATCCCTTTGAAGGTTTCCACAGATGCGGGAACTGAAttcaaaaacaaagatttgaaacgtgtgtttaaaaaatatgacatttacCATCATGTCTATTTAAATTCCGACAGTAGTAAAGCGTCAATAGCAGAGAGGGTCAATTTGACATTTCGGAGGATGATGTTCCGATATTTTACAAAGCATAGAACTTATAGCTATCTCAATGTTCTACAAAATTTGGTAGCAAGTTATAATGCAACGCCACATAGAAGTTTAAATAATACAGCTCCAAAAGATGtgaatgagaaaaacaaatatgatttgtgggcatatatgtatattaaaactCCACCCAAAGAAAAACGAATCAgagaaaagaaagaaacattAAAAGTACAACGTAAAAGAGGGAAacagtttcattttaaaatcaatgacATGGTAAGACTGAGCCATTTGAAGAAACCGTTTCAAAGAGCTTATCAGCAACAGTGGACCtccgaaatatttaaaatatatagacGATTTCTAATACATGGGAAAATCTTTTATAAAGTACAAGATTTTTTGGACAAGGAAGTTGTAGGCAATTTCAATTATACAGAGTTGCAGCGTGTGAAAAAGGAGGCTGACGCATTGTGGTTTGTTGAGAAAGTGCTTAAATGGCGAAGGCGGAATGGTCAACGTGAGGGTTATGTAAAATTCCAGGATTCGGATAAACGTTTTTGTCAGTGGATTCCTGAGAGAGATATTGTTGACTTATAA